The following proteins are encoded in a genomic region of Eriocheir sinensis breed Jianghai 21 chromosome 55, ASM2467909v1, whole genome shotgun sequence:
- the LOC126983905 gene encoding transmembrane protease serine 2-like isoform X2, producing MRIIGGRSVVEGEWPWQVALQQTNPYSGKRLGQHCGGTLIHPSWVLTAAHCIVDPVFKFALPPPFWTVRVGEVSLSSDTRRLYPVSRIITHKYFDPKTWDNDIALVRLRRPLDLEEHAGLVNTICLPSRNMSFLGLQCSVTGWGRTKEHGSNSDLLQMIRVPVMSQKKCQGAYKKVSPVNNRMICAGWEHGGAGPCVGDSGGPLQCRAKGGPWTQAGITSWGVGCAKPSYPGVYIRVTDYLDWIYRHMDKTY from the exons ATGCGCATCATCGGGGGCCGCAGCGTGGTGGAGGGCGAGTGGCCGTGGCAAGTGGCGCTACAGCAGACCAACCCCTACAGCGGGAAGCGACTCGGCCAGCACTGCGGCGGCACGCTGATCCATCCCTCCTGGGTGCTCACCGCCGCCCACTGCATCGTTGA CCCCGTGTTCAAGTTCGCCCTTCCGCCTCCTTTCTGGACGGTGCGTGTGGGGGAAGTGTCCCTTTCCTCCGATACTCGCCGCCTCTACCCCGTCTCCAGGATCATCACCCACAAG tACTTCGACCCCAAGACGTGGGACAACGACATAGCGCTGGTGAGGCTCAGGAGACCGCTGGACCTGGAGGAACACGCGGGGCTGGTCAACACGATCTGCCTGCCCTCCAGAAACATGTCCTTCCTCGGCCTGCAGTGCTCCGTGACGGGCTGGGGCAGGACCAAGGAGC ACGGGAGCAACTCTGACCTTCTGCAGATGATCCGCGTGCCAGTCATGAGCCAGAAGAAGTGCCAGGGCGCCTACAAGAAGGTCAGCCCCGTCAACAACAGGATGATCTGCGCCGGCTGGGAGCATGGCGGCGCCGGGCCGTGCGTG GGTGACAGCGGCGGCCCTCTGCAGTGCCGCGCCAAGGGCGGGCCGTGGACGCAGGCGGGCATCACCTCGTGGGGCGTGGGCTGCGCCAAGCCCTCCTACCCCGGCGTGTACATCAGGGTCACCGACTACCTCGACTGGATCTACAGACACATGGACAAGACCTACTGA
- the LOC126983905 gene encoding tryptase beta-2-like isoform X1, whose amino-acid sequence MRRPGSEMLGKGGRQGRIETLPLLLLHRPLLFLLLVFFCLSVGNVSAAINHQTLCGEAEHTHRYYMRIIGGRSVVEGEWPWQVALQQTNPYSGKRLGQHCGGTLIHPSWVLTAAHCIVDPVFKFALPPPFWTVRVGEVSLSSDTRRLYPVSRIITHKYFDPKTWDNDIALVRLRRPLDLEEHAGLVNTICLPSRNMSFLGLQCSVTGWGRTKEHGSNSDLLQMIRVPVMSQKKCQGAYKKVSPVNNRMICAGWEHGGAGPCVGDSGGPLQCRAKGGPWTQAGITSWGVGCAKPSYPGVYIRVTDYLDWIYRHMDKTY is encoded by the exons ATGCGTCGCCCGGGGAGTGAAAtgctagggaagggaggaagacaaggaaggattgagacactccccctcctcctccttcatcgccccctgctcttcctcctcctggtcttcttttgtctttcagTCGGCAATGTTTCCGCCGCCATCAATCATCAGACGC TCTGCGGGGAGGCGGAACACACACACCGCTATTACATGCGCATCATCGGGGGCCGCAGCGTGGTGGAGGGCGAGTGGCCGTGGCAAGTGGCGCTACAGCAGACCAACCCCTACAGCGGGAAGCGACTCGGCCAGCACTGCGGCGGCACGCTGATCCATCCCTCCTGGGTGCTCACCGCCGCCCACTGCATCGTTGA CCCCGTGTTCAAGTTCGCCCTTCCGCCTCCTTTCTGGACGGTGCGTGTGGGGGAAGTGTCCCTTTCCTCCGATACTCGCCGCCTCTACCCCGTCTCCAGGATCATCACCCACAAG tACTTCGACCCCAAGACGTGGGACAACGACATAGCGCTGGTGAGGCTCAGGAGACCGCTGGACCTGGAGGAACACGCGGGGCTGGTCAACACGATCTGCCTGCCCTCCAGAAACATGTCCTTCCTCGGCCTGCAGTGCTCCGTGACGGGCTGGGGCAGGACCAAGGAGC ACGGGAGCAACTCTGACCTTCTGCAGATGATCCGCGTGCCAGTCATGAGCCAGAAGAAGTGCCAGGGCGCCTACAAGAAGGTCAGCCCCGTCAACAACAGGATGATCTGCGCCGGCTGGGAGCATGGCGGCGCCGGGCCGTGCGTG GGTGACAGCGGCGGCCCTCTGCAGTGCCGCGCCAAGGGCGGGCCGTGGACGCAGGCGGGCATCACCTCGTGGGGCGTGGGCTGCGCCAAGCCCTCCTACCCCGGCGTGTACATCAGGGTCACCGACTACCTCGACTGGATCTACAGACACATGGACAAGACCTACTGA
- the LOC126983906 gene encoding baculoviral IAP repeat-containing protein 2-like, translating into MTDPLARTVTFQSPQQRPLELRRERRFHSLSDVVFENVRRQTFTNWPVPFMDPGQLAQAGFFYLQKHDHVQCAFCRGVVGYWDPADHPFEEHRKHFSSCRFVSGLPTGNVPLYHPADDTGRVYRLLEEYHQFRVSSTRPVGSAYHSDSTQADAGQMSYPQFNTENARRQTFREWPQGPGLAPETLLTAGFFYTGLSDWVQCFHCGGGLFAWRRNDDPAADHARYYPWCPFIRTVTGKAREQWPWGDNMPPPAVIRPIDLSRQEEDLLLAHPLAKRLVEMGLTPGSVKAALKGRLERTGRFCLEVSEALELVFDYEENKRSTRGFVADSGLREAATTPMETTSVQEAAVGGAAQLVKEMRAKTQRLRQEVTDLERQLEEEKRRLVCRVCKERRVEVVLQPCSHLHLCAPCARPLDRCPTCDAAVRGTLRPILG; encoded by the exons ATGACCGACCCTTTGGCTAGAACCGTCACCTTCCAGTCGCCGCAGCAAAGGCCTC TCGAGCTGCGCCGCGAGCGCCGCTTCCACTCGTTGTCGGATGTGGTGTTCGAGAATGTGCGACGCCAGACATTCACCAACTGGCCGGTGCCCTTCATGGACCCTGGACAGCTGGCTCAGGCGGGCTTCTTCTACCTCCAGAAACACGACCACGTTCAATGTGCCTTCTGCCGGGGCGTCGTGGGCTACTGGGACCCCGCCGACCACCCCTTCGAGGAGCACCGCAAACACTTCTCCTCGTGCAGGTTCGTGAGCGGACTGCCCACCGGCAACGTGCCCCTCTACCACCCCGCCGACGACACGGGCCGCGTGTACCGCCTGCTGGAGGAGTACCACCAGTTCAGGGTGAGCAGCACCAGGCCCGTCGGGAGCGCCTACCACAGCG ACTCTACTCAGGCAGACGCTGGGCAGATGTCGTACCCGCAGTTCAACACAGAAAACGCCCGCCGCCAGACCTTTCGGGAGTGGCCACAGGGGCCGGGTCTGGCCCCCGAGACCCTGCTGACGGCTGGCTTCTTTTACACGGGCCTGTCGGACTGGGTGCAGTGCTTCCACTGTGGCGGCGGACTGTTTGCCTGGCGGAGGAACGACGACCCGGCGGCGGACCACGCGCGCTACTACCCATGGTGCCCCTTCATCAGGACGGTGACCGGCAAGGCGCGGGAGCAGTGGCCGTGGGGCGACAACATGCCGCCGCCGGCAGTCATCAGACCCATTGACCTGTCCAGGCAGGAAGAGGACCTGCTGCTGGCCCACCCCCTGGCCAAG AGGCTGGTGGAGATGGGTCTGACGCCCGGCTCCGTGAAGGCGGCGCTGAAGGGCAGGCTGGAGCGGACGGGACGGTTCTGCCTGGAGGTGTCCGAGGCCCTGGAGCTAGTCTTTGACTACGAGGAGAACAAAAGAAGCACAAGAGGCTTTGTGGCGGACTCTGGCCTTCGGGAGGCCGCCACGACGCCCATGGAGACAACCTCTGTGCAGGAG GCCGCCGTCGGGGGCGCGGCACAGCTCGTCAAGGAGATGAGGGCCAAGACCCAGCGGCTCAGGCAGGAAG TAACGGATCTTGAgcggcagctggaggaggagaagcgtcgTCTGGTGTGTCGGGTGTGCAAGGAGCGGCGCGTAGAGGTGGTGCTGCAGCCGTGTTCCCACCTTCACCTGTGTGCCCCGTGCGCGCGCCCGCTGGACCGATGCCCCACCTGTGACGCGGCGGTGAGGGGCACGCTGCGGCCTATCCTGGGGTAG